From one Halosimplex rubrum genomic stretch:
- a CDS encoding ABC transporter permease — protein MRWLLKRLGQVVITIYVVITLSFVLIRLMPGNVVDALIAQLETEGVEASQIQAQVTNLAGINPEDPIHIAYIDYVTDVLRGDLGTSLWSGKEVSVMIADTLPWTVFLLSWATFLSFFVGIALGALMAYYEGGRLDLGLTSYAMVAGSIPYYVFAVLLVLFLSYRYQIFPTSGRAPNGMAPGFTWPYISGVINHAVLPVFSLVLSGGIASLSMRGNSIRVLGEDYLRVARLRGLSDRTIAVQYVARNALLPMYTGFMISLGSMFSGAVILETVFSYYGMGFILVQSVDHRDYPVMLGCFMVITIAVVVALFVADLTYSKIDPRVEGTNSDTY, from the coding sequence ATGAGATGGTTGCTCAAGCGACTCGGACAGGTGGTGATAACCATCTACGTGGTTATCACCCTGTCGTTCGTCTTGATCCGGCTGATGCCCGGGAACGTTGTCGACGCGCTCATCGCACAGTTGGAGACAGAGGGGGTGGAGGCGAGCCAGATTCAGGCGCAGGTGACGAACCTCGCGGGGATCAACCCCGAGGATCCGATCCACATCGCCTACATCGACTACGTGACGGACGTGTTGCGGGGCGACCTCGGGACCTCGCTGTGGTCGGGGAAGGAAGTGAGCGTGATGATCGCGGACACGCTTCCCTGGACGGTCTTCCTGCTGAGCTGGGCGACGTTCCTGAGTTTCTTCGTCGGGATCGCGCTCGGGGCGCTCATGGCGTACTACGAGGGCGGACGGCTGGACCTCGGGCTCACGTCGTACGCGATGGTCGCCGGGTCGATCCCCTACTACGTCTTCGCCGTCCTGCTGGTGTTGTTCCTCTCCTACCGGTACCAGATATTCCCCACCAGCGGACGCGCCCCGAACGGGATGGCACCGGGGTTCACCTGGCCGTACATTTCCGGGGTGATCAACCACGCGGTGCTCCCGGTGTTCTCGCTGGTCCTGTCGGGCGGGATCGCATCGCTCTCGATGCGCGGGAACAGCATCCGTGTGCTGGGCGAGGACTACCTGCGGGTGGCTCGACTGCGGGGCCTCTCCGACAGGACGATCGCCGTCCAGTACGTCGCTCGGAACGCGCTGCTCCCGATGTACACCGGCTTCATGATCTCCCTCGGGAGCATGTTCAGCGGTGCGGTGATACTCGAGACGGTCTTCAGTTACTACGGGATGGGGTTCATCCTGGTCCAGAGCGTCGACCACCGCGACTATCCGGTCATGCTGGGCTGTTTCATGGTGATCACGATCGCGGTCGTGGTGGCGCTTTTCGTCGCCGACCTCACCTACAGCAAGATCGACCCCCGCGTGGAGGGCACTAACAGTGACACGTACTGA
- a CDS encoding ABC transporter substrate-binding protein: MAPESDDPRVAEINDYLTRRRMLQGAGAAAAGLLAGCSNDSSGASTSGDGDGDAGSGSGGGGSGDGSSGGSSEDGNTSGDGSAETDESTAIVRVGTNQMDQFHMNGAFGPANAITNSARFGRILFDPLVKYSVNTGEIHPVHARNFEIDGQTAYVELREQTWHNGDPYTAESIALRYDIQSMINEHNDQETNMDRFFTDWEVENDHTIRFDLTQQWNPRWFAKVLLDEYLYPFHPSHWNEWRDRLDSAGPGTDEFGEVLSELGEHTDVTVDGERFVGYGPYEFETVEPTYLELSVYEDHRFAEDIEYDRIEWNTHEDERLAWLEQQVDMVDAGLPFGQDLQNQMPSDDGYQNYSRDNNRLLRLVMNSGANLPESQNRPTFEREIRHAISFTINRANAAAAQGQGIWEPWTHVDTNLHFNDIESDWLPADQFTAHSDDGSPKLDRAEEMIRASEGYSYDGGTVLDENGEQAELVLLTADFPSRVPAARSMAADLNSFGWDVTLDIVDDPTFVDRRRNGEFDTYIDPSSIDDSLENWKSGAMLGYDQRRFHYPTEVEVPSVGEAVLDPDNGSLQTVDLSEVIGTMESTTDTATQREVLTKLGWVWNQYQMATWVCSRPWMGALHNDGFEITTDEPAPRDSPSANWWLLREGHIATTQ; the protein is encoded by the coding sequence GTGGCTCCCGAGTCCGACGATCCGAGAGTTGCAGAGATCAACGATTATCTGACCCGGCGGCGGATGCTCCAGGGCGCCGGGGCGGCCGCGGCGGGGCTCCTCGCCGGCTGCAGCAACGACAGTTCGGGTGCGAGCACTTCCGGCGACGGCGACGGTGACGCCGGGTCGGGTAGCGGTGGCGGCGGCTCCGGTGACGGCAGTAGCGGTGGGTCTAGCGAGGACGGTAACACTAGCGGTGACGGGAGCGCCGAGACGGACGAGTCGACGGCCATCGTGAGAGTCGGGACGAACCAGATGGACCAGTTCCACATGAACGGAGCGTTCGGTCCAGCGAACGCTATCACGAACAGCGCTCGGTTCGGGCGCATCCTGTTCGACCCGCTGGTGAAGTACTCGGTGAACACCGGCGAGATCCACCCGGTCCATGCGCGCAACTTCGAGATCGACGGCCAGACGGCGTACGTCGAGTTGCGCGAGCAGACCTGGCACAACGGCGACCCCTACACGGCCGAGTCGATCGCTCTGCGATACGACATCCAGAGCATGATCAACGAGCACAACGACCAGGAGACGAACATGGACCGGTTTTTCACCGACTGGGAGGTCGAGAACGACCACACCATCCGGTTCGACCTGACCCAGCAGTGGAACCCCCGGTGGTTCGCGAAGGTCCTGCTCGACGAGTACCTCTACCCGTTCCACCCGTCGCACTGGAACGAGTGGCGCGACCGACTCGACAGCGCCGGTCCCGGGACCGACGAGTTCGGCGAGGTCCTCTCCGAACTGGGCGAACACACCGACGTGACCGTCGACGGTGAGCGGTTCGTCGGCTACGGTCCGTACGAGTTCGAGACCGTGGAACCGACCTACCTCGAACTCTCGGTGTACGAGGACCACCGCTTCGCGGAGGACATCGAGTACGACCGCATCGAGTGGAACACCCACGAGGACGAGCGGCTCGCGTGGCTCGAACAACAGGTCGACATGGTCGACGCCGGGCTCCCGTTCGGTCAGGACCTGCAGAACCAGATGCCCTCGGACGACGGGTACCAGAACTACAGCCGCGACAACAACCGGCTGTTGCGACTCGTCATGAACTCCGGCGCGAACCTCCCCGAGAGCCAGAACCGGCCGACCTTCGAACGGGAGATCCGCCACGCCATCTCGTTCACCATCAACCGCGCCAACGCCGCGGCGGCACAGGGCCAGGGCATCTGGGAGCCCTGGACGCACGTCGATACGAACCTGCACTTCAACGACATCGAGAGCGACTGGTTGCCGGCCGACCAGTTCACCGCCCACTCGGACGACGGGTCGCCCAAACTCGACCGCGCCGAGGAGATGATCCGCGCCTCCGAGGGGTACTCCTACGACGGGGGGACGGTCCTCGACGAGAACGGGGAACAGGCCGAACTGGTGCTGCTGACCGCGGACTTCCCGTCGCGCGTGCCCGCGGCCCGATCGATGGCGGCCGACCTCAACTCGTTCGGGTGGGACGTGACCCTCGACATCGTCGACGACCCGACCTTCGTCGACCGGCGCAGGAACGGCGAGTTCGACACGTACATCGACCCGAGCAGCATCGACGACTCGCTCGAGAACTGGAAGTCCGGAGCCATGCTGGGGTACGACCAGCGACGGTTCCATTACCCGACGGAAGTGGAGGTCCCGAGCGTCGGCGAAGCGGTGCTCGACCCCGACAACGGCTCCCTGCAGACAGTCGACCTCTCGGAGGTGATCGGGACGATGGAGTCGACGACGGACACGGCGACACAGCGGGAGGTGCTCACCAAGCTCGGGTGGGTCTGGAACCAGTATCAGATGGCCACCTGGGTCTGCTCGCGGCCCTGGATGGGCGCGCTGCACAACGACGGGTTCGAGATCACGACCGACGAGCCGGCGCCCCGCGACAGCCCGAGTGCCAACTGGTGGCTCCTCCGAGAGGGTCACATCGCGACGACCCAGTAG
- a CDS encoding Gfo/Idh/MocA family protein, which produces MDRTGFAVVGAQNFAAEYISRVRSLRDEGLRLTGVVVADGKGEAERARELRSEGFRIYDSYEELLRTGHDHVDVIGLPVSIPAHAELSIAGMTHGYDVLLEKPPAPTIDELDALCRTADRTGNFCSIGFQHLHAPSIRRLKRTILDGSLGELRSIACMGCWPRDDAYYKRTPWAGELLHEGDVVLDGPVNNAFAHFLQNMLFLAGDGLHETASLTEVGAERYRANPAIRAADIACVHATTERDVEIGLYVTHASAERRDPSIQITGTDGTAEWHYDGTATVRTADGNRFEFDNEGVDLGKEVFRTAARYEQGRRSELYCTPDNSREFVVAVDGSFESSGPVVPLPDDAVHTETTDDGAVNHVADGVVDLLSDAFAERALPSELGVSWAAPRSPVDVTEYTRFTPFA; this is translated from the coding sequence ATGGACCGAACCGGTTTTGCGGTCGTCGGCGCACAGAACTTCGCCGCGGAGTACATCTCGCGCGTTCGATCGCTCCGGGACGAAGGCCTTCGGTTGACGGGCGTCGTCGTGGCCGACGGGAAAGGCGAAGCCGAGCGCGCCAGGGAACTCAGGTCAGAGGGGTTCCGGATCTACGACTCCTACGAGGAGTTGCTCCGCACCGGACACGACCACGTCGACGTGATCGGGCTCCCCGTCTCGATCCCCGCGCACGCGGAGCTCAGCATCGCTGGGATGACCCACGGGTACGACGTCCTGCTGGAGAAACCGCCGGCTCCCACCATCGACGAACTCGATGCGCTCTGCCGGACCGCCGACCGGACCGGTAACTTCTGTTCGATCGGGTTCCAGCACCTCCACGCCCCGTCGATCCGACGACTGAAGCGGACGATCCTCGACGGGAGCCTGGGTGAACTGAGATCCATCGCATGCATGGGCTGCTGGCCGCGGGACGACGCGTACTACAAACGGACCCCTTGGGCCGGCGAACTCCTGCACGAGGGCGACGTGGTGCTGGACGGCCCCGTCAACAACGCCTTCGCGCACTTCCTGCAGAACATGCTGTTCCTCGCGGGCGACGGGCTCCACGAGACTGCCTCGCTGACCGAGGTCGGGGCCGAGCGATACCGCGCGAACCCGGCGATCCGGGCGGCCGACATCGCGTGTGTCCACGCGACGACGGAGCGCGACGTCGAGATCGGCCTGTACGTCACCCACGCGTCGGCCGAGCGACGCGACCCCAGCATACAGATCACCGGCACCGACGGGACCGCGGAGTGGCACTACGACGGGACGGCGACGGTCCGGACGGCCGACGGAAACCGGTTCGAGTTCGACAACGAGGGGGTCGACCTCGGGAAGGAGGTCTTCCGGACGGCCGCTCGGTACGAGCAGGGTCGGAGAAGCGAACTGTACTGCACGCCGGACAACTCCCGGGAGTTCGTCGTCGCCGTTGACGGCTCCTTCGAGTCGTCGGGACCCGTCGTCCCCCTCCCGGACGACGCGGTCCACACGGAAACCACGGACGACGGCGCCGTCAATCACGTCGCCGACGGGGTCGTCGACCTCCTGAGCGACGCGTTCGCCGAGCGGGCGCTCCCCTCGGAACTCGGCGTGTCGTGGGCAGCGCCGCGGTCGCCCGTCGACGTGACCGAGTACACCCGGTTTACCCCGTTCGCCTGA
- a CDS encoding inositol monophosphatase family protein — MEQAAVIHRDLEWDSAELKSPQQLVTKVDFEVEQRIKEHVSEQFSTHAFVGEEEGAVGNSDAVWYIDPIDGTTDFVYGLPHSSISLALVVDGTREVGIVHHLQSDTTYAAVRGEGAYRDGDPISVSTETALDRSLFGIGFSRKDTGDRTLRSAFEYLLDETLGVRRYGSAALQLCYTADGTFEGFLHRNLSAWDVAAGTLIVEEAGGTVTDFDGNGTEQTLLDGDVVATNGNLRGRIDFLNPS; from the coding sequence GTGGAGCAGGCGGCTGTCATCCATCGGGACCTAGAGTGGGACAGCGCCGAACTGAAATCCCCGCAGCAGCTCGTGACCAAGGTCGACTTCGAGGTCGAACAGCGCATCAAGGAACACGTCTCGGAGCAGTTCTCGACGCACGCGTTCGTGGGCGAAGAGGAGGGGGCCGTCGGGAACTCGGACGCGGTCTGGTACATCGATCCCATCGACGGAACGACGGATTTCGTCTACGGGCTGCCCCACTCGTCGATCTCGCTCGCGCTCGTCGTCGACGGCACCCGGGAGGTCGGCATCGTCCACCACCTCCAGTCCGACACGACGTACGCGGCGGTGCGGGGGGAAGGCGCGTACCGTGACGGCGACCCGATCTCCGTCTCGACGGAGACGGCGCTCGACCGGTCGCTGTTCGGTATCGGCTTCTCACGGAAGGACACCGGTGACCGAACGCTCCGGTCCGCGTTCGAATACCTCCTCGACGAGACGCTGGGCGTGCGCCGGTACGGGTCGGCCGCGCTCCAGCTGTGTTACACGGCCGACGGGACCTTCGAGGGGTTCCTCCACCGGAACCTGAGCGCCTGGGACGTCGCGGCAGGGACGCTCATCGTCGAGGAGGCCGGCGGGACCGTCACCGACTTCGACGGGAACGGGACCGAGCAGACGCTCCTGGACGGCGACGTCGTCGCCACGAACGGGAACCTCCGGGGCCGGATCGACTTTCTGAACCCGTCGTGA
- a CDS encoding endonuclease/exonuclease/phosphatase family protein codes for MTDSTETSVTRRTALKAGVGALGGGAIAIAGSNGTVRAASESHQFLWVNSWLTDGIEGVLGLPSDVAAKPAYQQRAAELGTRLGEDGYDIVGLAEVFNDEQDTVADNYTAAAGSGESVPGPAADGGEKGAGLLDLVSGVSVTDQATIEYAAEPSDNLTYVDAHVGKGVNYAELDLGPGKIDLFSTHLVTGSLLPWADSGDEDIPALREDQVDELGDFVSEQASDENVTVVAGDFNIEPTEDAFDAVADLKSTVGLYDAWETHGTGHGGTEDNAIFDGCDFQPSEAPPAYCPNDDAGDRIDYVFIEEATSAHAMSVTVEDIRRRVFWRELAPPEQFYVDDDETEPNYLTDHVGLDLSLSVAAA; via the coding sequence ATGACAGACAGCACTGAGACTTCGGTTACCAGGCGAACAGCACTGAAAGCGGGAGTCGGCGCCCTCGGCGGCGGCGCCATCGCGATAGCGGGATCGAACGGGACCGTCCGGGCGGCCTCGGAGTCCCACCAGTTCCTGTGGGTGAACTCGTGGCTGACCGACGGGATCGAGGGCGTGCTCGGGCTCCCATCCGACGTGGCCGCGAAACCGGCGTACCAACAGCGGGCGGCGGAACTCGGGACGCGCCTCGGCGAGGACGGGTACGACATCGTCGGCCTGGCCGAGGTCTTCAACGACGAGCAGGACACCGTCGCGGACAACTACACCGCCGCCGCGGGCTCCGGCGAGTCCGTCCCGGGCCCGGCGGCCGACGGCGGTGAGAAGGGCGCAGGCCTCCTGGATCTCGTCTCCGGGGTGAGCGTGACCGACCAGGCGACCATCGAGTACGCGGCGGAGCCGTCGGACAACCTGACGTACGTCGACGCCCACGTCGGCAAGGGCGTGAACTACGCCGAGCTGGACCTCGGACCGGGGAAGATCGACCTGTTCTCGACGCACCTCGTCACCGGGTCGCTGCTCCCCTGGGCCGACAGCGGTGACGAGGACATCCCGGCCCTGCGGGAGGACCAGGTCGACGAACTCGGCGACTTCGTCTCCGAGCAGGCCAGCGACGAGAACGTGACCGTCGTCGCCGGGGACTTCAACATCGAGCCGACCGAGGACGCGTTCGACGCGGTCGCGGACCTCAAGTCGACCGTCGGCCTCTACGACGCCTGGGAAACCCACGGGACCGGACACGGCGGCACCGAGGACAACGCCATCTTCGACGGCTGTGACTTCCAGCCCAGCGAGGCGCCGCCGGCGTACTGCCCGAACGACGACGCCGGCGACCGCATCGACTACGTCTTCATCGAGGAGGCGACGTCCGCACACGCGATGTCGGTGACCGTCGAGGACATCCGACGGCGCGTCTTCTGGCGGGAGCTGGCCCCGCCGGAGCAGTTCTACGTCGACGACGACGAGACGGAACCGAACTACCTGACCGACCACGTCGGTCTCGACCTCTCGCTGAGCGTCGCCGCCGCCTGA
- a CDS encoding inositol monophosphatase family protein, whose protein sequence is MVEPKNGVLWTGVRAARLAGDSLSEEFFDRGNPATVEAGDRDIDRWIEERVIAVISREFPDHNIVSEESNPEFAVQPRWIIDPLDGSINLRNGIPHFAISIAFQGAREPDVGIVYHVPSDTMYTAVEGEGAYANGRRLSTSDTADVSEAVVVTGFDPATMRASDFQQFQSLLAETGGVRRFGSAASELSMVAAGQFDAFFERMLSMWDTAAGTMIVEEADGKVTRVDLVNDNNEMILASNEELHQDLIVLISSKAKSKQ, encoded by the coding sequence ATGGTCGAGCCGAAAAACGGGGTTCTGTGGACGGGCGTTCGGGCCGCGCGTCTGGCCGGCGATTCGCTGTCCGAGGAGTTCTTCGACCGGGGGAACCCGGCGACTGTCGAGGCGGGCGACCGGGATATCGACCGGTGGATCGAGGAGCGGGTCATCGCGGTCATCAGCCGAGAGTTTCCCGACCACAACATCGTGTCCGAGGAGAGCAACCCGGAGTTCGCGGTCCAGCCGCGGTGGATCATCGACCCGCTCGACGGGTCGATCAACCTCAGGAACGGGATTCCCCACTTCGCCATCTCGATCGCGTTTCAGGGCGCCCGGGAGCCGGACGTCGGGATCGTCTATCACGTCCCCAGCGACACGATGTACACGGCGGTCGAGGGCGAAGGCGCCTACGCGAACGGGCGGCGACTCTCCACGTCCGACACCGCCGACGTGTCCGAAGCGGTGGTCGTGACCGGGTTCGACCCGGCCACGATGCGTGCGAGCGACTTCCAGCAGTTCCAGTCCCTGCTGGCCGAGACGGGTGGCGTGCGACGGTTCGGGTCGGCGGCCAGCGAGCTTTCGATGGTCGCGGCCGGGCAGTTCGACGCCTTTTTCGAACGGATGCTCTCGATGTGGGACACGGCCGCGGGGACGATGATCGTCGAGGAAGCCGACGGGAAGGTGACGAGGGTCGACCTCGTCAACGACAACAACGAGATGATACTCGCGTCGAACGAGGAACTCCACCAGGACCTCATCGTCCTCATCTCATCGAAGGCGAAATCGAAGCAGTGA
- a CDS encoding BNR-4 repeat-containing protein — protein MGPDPKAPGTSASSASVTARTITDEAGRKAAHDKQNPQAVYRAERETTYVVFRGDDADPFATEYDHATGEFGPLTRVGRNPIPDDDTHGAPALTVDDDGYLHVFYGVHNDPISYARSARPYETTEWELLGDPVDCDADDVLASPGWDTDRALLSVPGGTYTFPLTYQNDIYVLYRTGTEPNAHGADPKQGGDRTTYPSHEFATILRSTDRGDSWEDLGPVIDTRGARGRPETDAYVEDFDERGGNLHITWTVATGDAESQPPRGHDGPRKGGFHAYYDVSDGELYDLAGNRYTTPITWEDHNRGAVRIANDEHVTESGWVYKHLIANDEVFVVFQSKDNIGNSINHPQHVIATYDDGWQFEPIPGGQTASSHGHIRTDDAGDLEAHLVERNAERGDGANYTRFVRRDGSWERTRVIENEAIEGINTVRDGTDEFAAVANECSGENDEFSERLWGVGSFET, from the coding sequence ATGGGACCCGATCCAAAAGCCCCTGGTACCAGCGCCAGCAGTGCGTCGGTAACGGCCAGAACGATCACTGACGAGGCCGGTCGCAAGGCCGCCCACGACAAACAGAACCCTCAAGCGGTTTATCGGGCCGAACGGGAGACGACGTACGTCGTGTTCCGGGGTGACGACGCCGACCCGTTCGCGACCGAGTACGACCACGCGACCGGCGAGTTCGGGCCGCTGACGCGGGTCGGTCGGAACCCGATCCCCGACGACGACACGCACGGCGCTCCCGCACTGACCGTCGACGACGACGGCTACCTCCACGTCTTCTACGGCGTCCACAACGACCCCATCTCGTACGCGAGAAGCGCCCGACCCTACGAGACGACCGAGTGGGAACTGCTCGGCGACCCGGTCGACTGCGATGCCGACGATGTGCTCGCCTCGCCTGGATGGGACACCGACCGAGCCCTCCTCTCGGTCCCCGGCGGCACGTACACGTTTCCCCTCACGTATCAGAACGACATATATGTACTGTATCGGACTGGAACGGAACCGAACGCCCATGGCGCGGACCCGAAACAGGGGGGCGACCGGACGACCTACCCCTCTCACGAGTTCGCGACGATACTCAGGAGCACCGACCGAGGGGACTCCTGGGAGGACCTCGGACCGGTCATCGACACGAGGGGTGCGCGCGGACGGCCGGAGACGGACGCGTACGTCGAAGATTTCGACGAGCGGGGCGGCAACCTCCACATCACCTGGACGGTCGCGACGGGGGACGCCGAATCGCAACCACCTCGCGGACACGACGGTCCCCGGAAAGGCGGGTTCCACGCCTACTACGACGTATCCGACGGCGAACTGTACGATCTAGCCGGGAACAGGTACACGACACCGATCACGTGGGAAGACCACAACCGCGGCGCCGTTCGCATCGCGAACGACGAACACGTTACTGAAAGCGGGTGGGTGTACAAGCACCTGATCGCGAATGACGAAGTGTTTGTAGTCTTTCAGTCGAAAGATAACATCGGAAATTCGATAAACCATCCACAGCACGTGATCGCCACCTACGACGACGGCTGGCAGTTCGAACCGATCCCCGGCGGGCAGACTGCGAGCAGTCACGGTCACATTCGCACCGACGACGCGGGGGACCTGGAGGCGCACCTCGTCGAGCGGAACGCCGAGCGGGGCGACGGGGCGAACTACACCCGCTTCGTCCGTCGCGACGGTTCGTGGGAGCGCACGCGCGTCATCGAGAACGAGGCCATCGAGGGCATCAACACGGTCCGCGACGGGACCGACGAGTTCGCCGCCGTCGCGAACGAGTGCTCGGGCGAGAACGACGAGTTCTCCGAGCGACTGTGGGGCGTGGGGAGCTTCGAAACCTGA
- the twy1 gene encoding 4-demethylwyosine synthase TYW1, giving the protein MSESDGPKQVSDPEYHSENHTAAQTCGWTANSLRGEGKCYKYAFYGIESHRCIQMTPVVKCNERCVFCWRDHAGHAYELGDVEWDDPSAVADASLKLQKKILSGFGGNEEVPRERFEEAMEPRHVAISLDGEPSLYPYLPELIEEFRDRDITTFLVSNGTKPEVLAECDPTQLYVSVDAPDRWTFDETVKAVEDDAWERLIDTLDVLAEKDETRTVLRTTLVNGNNMHHPEWYASMFQRADPDFVELKAYMHVGHSRGRLDRDAMPDHEDVRGFTEDVMEHMPEHDYLNDVPVSHVTLLSKTEDTWVPKLQKDSEFWERDPYAEASD; this is encoded by the coding sequence ATGAGCGAATCGGACGGTCCCAAGCAGGTGTCGGACCCGGAGTACCACAGCGAGAACCACACCGCCGCCCAGACCTGCGGGTGGACGGCCAACTCGCTCCGGGGAGAGGGCAAGTGCTACAAGTACGCCTTCTACGGGATCGAGTCACACCGCTGTATCCAGATGACGCCGGTCGTCAAGTGCAACGAGCGCTGTGTCTTCTGCTGGCGGGATCACGCGGGCCACGCCTACGAGCTGGGCGACGTGGAGTGGGACGACCCCAGCGCCGTTGCCGACGCCTCGCTGAAACTCCAGAAGAAGATCCTCTCGGGCTTCGGCGGCAACGAGGAGGTGCCCCGCGAGCGCTTCGAGGAGGCGATGGAGCCGCGTCACGTCGCCATCTCGCTGGACGGCGAGCCCTCGCTGTACCCCTATCTGCCGGAACTCATCGAGGAGTTCCGCGACCGGGACATCACTACCTTCCTCGTCTCGAACGGGACGAAACCCGAGGTGCTGGCCGAGTGCGACCCCACGCAGCTGTACGTCAGTGTCGACGCGCCCGACCGGTGGACCTTCGACGAGACGGTCAAAGCGGTCGAGGACGACGCCTGGGAGCGGCTGATCGACACGCTGGACGTGCTCGCCGAGAAAGACGAGACCCGTACGGTCCTCCGGACGACGCTGGTGAACGGCAACAACATGCACCACCCCGAGTGGTACGCGTCGATGTTCCAGCGGGCCGACCCCGACTTCGTCGAGCTAAAGGCGTACATGCACGTCGGCCACTCGCGGGGCCGCCTCGACCGCGATGCGATGCCCGACCACGAGGACGTGCGGGGGTTCACCGAGGACGTGATGGAACACATGCCCGAACACGACTACCTCAACGACGTGCCCGTCTCGCACGTCACGCTGCTCTCGAAGACCGAGGACACCTGGGTTCCCAAGTTGCAGAAGGACAGCGAGTTCTGGGAACGGGACCCCTACGCCGAAGCGAGCGACTGA
- the melA gene encoding alpha-galactosidase: MVDIAFVGAGSIIFAKNLMTDILSFEELQDSTITLMDIDERRLDRTAAVGEAIVEEHDLPAEIHTTTDRRAALDGADYVLNMVNVGGEEPFENEVRIPQEHGVNQAVGDTLGPGGVFRALRTMPMMLEMAREMEELCPDAVLLNYTNPMAMLCWAVDEATDVEIVGLCHSVQHTTAALGRYLDVPAEEIEHEVAGINHMAWYLELTHAGEDLYPDLREAADDPEIREQDPVRFDVMDHFGAFITESSHHLSEYLPYFRTDQGIIDEYTPEAEFGHYTIEWMPTGRYFEHWQSYQPDLDAEFDPAEEDLALDRSSEYGSHIIHSRETDTTRRMNLNVRNDTGAIANLPEEACVEVPCLVDGTGIHPTTVGALPGQLAALNRTNINVQEQAVRAGLDNDERALRRAIKLDPLTAAALDLDAIDEMVDDLLAANAEYLPDLN, translated from the coding sequence ATGGTCGATATCGCGTTCGTCGGCGCAGGAAGCATCATCTTCGCGAAGAACCTGATGACGGATATCCTCTCGTTCGAGGAGCTGCAGGACAGCACGATCACGCTGATGGACATCGACGAGCGACGGCTCGACCGGACGGCTGCCGTCGGCGAGGCGATCGTCGAGGAACACGACCTCCCCGCCGAGATCCACACGACGACCGACCGGCGGGCGGCGCTGGACGGCGCCGACTACGTGCTGAACATGGTCAACGTCGGCGGCGAGGAACCGTTCGAGAACGAGGTCCGGATCCCGCAGGAACACGGGGTGAACCAGGCCGTCGGTGACACGCTCGGCCCCGGCGGCGTCTTCCGGGCGCTCCGGACGATGCCGATGATGCTCGAGATGGCCCGCGAGATGGAGGAGCTCTGTCCCGACGCCGTCCTGTTGAACTACACGAACCCGATGGCGATGCTGTGCTGGGCCGTCGACGAGGCGACGGACGTGGAGATCGTCGGCCTCTGTCACAGCGTCCAGCACACGACCGCCGCGCTCGGTCGGTATCTGGACGTCCCCGCCGAGGAGATCGAACACGAGGTCGCCGGGATCAACCACATGGCGTGGTACCTGGAGCTCACCCACGCTGGCGAGGACCTCTACCCCGACCTCCGCGAGGCGGCCGACGACCCCGAGATCCGAGAGCAGGACCCGGTCCGGTTCGACGTGATGGACCACTTCGGCGCGTTCATCACCGAGTCGAGTCACCACCTCAGCGAGTACCTCCCCTACTTCCGGACCGATCAGGGGATCATCGACGAGTACACGCCCGAGGCGGAGTTCGGCCACTACACGATCGAGTGGATGCCAACCGGCCGGTACTTCGAGCACTGGCAGTCCTACCAGCCCGACCTCGACGCCGAGTTCGACCCGGCCGAGGAAGACCTCGCGTTGGACCGCTCCTCGGAGTACGGCTCCCACATCATCCACTCGCGGGAGACGGACACGACCCGTCGGATGAACCTCAACGTCCGCAACGACACCGGCGCGATCGCCAACCTCCCCGAGGAGGCCTGCGTCGAGGTCCCCTGTCTCGTCGACGGGACCGGGATCCACCCCACGACGGTCGGCGCCCTCCCCGGGCAGCTGGCGGCGCTGAACCGGACGAACATCAACGTCCAGGAGCAGGCCGTCCGGGCCGGCCTCGACAACGACGAGCGCGCGCTCCGGCGCGCGATCAAACTCGATCCGCTGACCGCCGCGGCGCTCGACCTGGACGCGATCGACGAGATGGTCGACGACCTACTGGCGGCCAACGCCGAGTACCTGCCCGACCTGAACTGA